The genomic stretch TCGAGAATACCGACGATTTGCTCGCGGCTGCGTTCGCCGTAGCGCTCCCACGGGGTCAGGCCCAAGCGGTACATCAGCGCATAATTCATCATGATTTCACTCCTCTGGAACTGGTGAAACTCTACTCCCGCACCATGGCCGGGTCGCCTGGCACCCCTATTCGGGCTTGTTGCCATGCGGCCCACCGTGATTGAAGGGGGTTGTTACTCCCTTGTATTTCAGCACCATCATCATGCCGTTGGCGGCGTGCTTCAGATTGTGGCAGTGTCCATCCACACCCCGGGGTTGTCTGCCACCAGCGCCACCTCCCAGACCTCGCCGGGCTGCACATCAAACGTGTCGAGCCACAGCGGCGATCCTATGGCTGGGACACCATTGCGGGCCAGCACCAGCACATGGTGCCCATGAACGTCCATGGGATGGGTTTCCCACCCCCGGTTGGCCACCGTCAGCCGCACCACCTGCCCCGTCGTGACCTCGATGCCGGGAATGTGCGGGTAGACGGATCCATTGACGGTGTAGCCGAAGCCGGGCAAGCCATCCATCAGTCGCGGCAGCCGGTCCAGCACCATCGTCGCCTCCACCACGCTCGTGCCGCGGGGTTGTGCTGCCGGAGTCGGACGGCCATAGCGCAGGAGATCGACGTCGGGCAGTGCTGCGGCATCCATGGCCTGGCTCGCAAGGCTCCTCGGTGGGCTCACTGACGGCGCCGCTGTGACTCCCACGGGGAGCAGGTTCAGTGACACCGCCTTCGCGGAATCGGTCCGCAGCGATACGGGGGCCTCCGGCATCCTCAGGGCAAGGTCGACTCGGCCGCCCGCAGGCAGGCGCAAAGGCTGACCCGCGATGTCCGTTGGATCCATGACATCATGGCCGTCAACGGCAACAACCCGGTAGGGGCTGCCCGTCAGTCGCAGGCGATGGGGCTGCTGGTCGGTGTTGGCCACCCGCAGCCTCACAGGCGTGCCAATCGGAACACTGTGGTTCTGGGCCGCATCCGAGGAGCCAAACACCACGGCCCGTCGAAAGGTATGGACCGGCACACTTAGGTCAAGTGACTCGGCGATGCCATCACGCGGCAGGACGATGAACATGCCGTAGAGCCCCCGCCGCACACCGTCGGAGGAAACCTGGTGGGTGTGGTACCAGTAACTTCCCGCATCCCGGGCAACAAAGTCATAGGTGAATGTTTCGCCCGGCAGGACGGCATTCTGCGTCACTGCGGCCACACCATCCATCTTGTTCGGCACGTCATAGCCATGCCAGTGGATCGTCACGCCTTCGGAAATATCGGTGTTGTGCAAGGCCACTGACACCCGGTCCCCTTGGAACACGCGCAGTTCAGGCCCGGGGACAGAACCATAGGTCCACGCGTCCGCGGCAACACCACCGCTCAGGGTCAGGCGCTGCCTGGCAGCCGTGAGCGTAAATTGCCGGTGCCGCCCCGTCAGCCCGGACAAGTCCGCGGGAAGGTCGGTCAGGGGCACCTGCGCGGCAGTGCCCGCCAGCGAAGGTTGGGCCCCATGCACCGTCCCGGCATGCCCGTGCCCTCCGGCGAGGACCCCAGGTTCCGATGCCGGCCCCAGCCAGACAAAGGTGAGAGAACCGATCAGCACGAACGCAGTGAACCCAGCCAAGCTGCCAACGGCGCGTCGTCCGACATGCGCCAAGATCAGCCAACTCAGTGCCGTTGCCAACAGGACCAGCAGATACGGCACCACTGCCGGGGCTGATTCAAGCGGATAGCCCACAACCAGCCTGGCGATGATTCCTGCAATGGCAGCTGCCGCAGCGCCGATGTACGCCACAGGCACCAGAAGCGGCAGACCGGCGACGCGTCGTCCAGTTGCCGCCTTGGTG from Arthrobacter stackebrandtii encodes the following:
- a CDS encoding multicopper oxidase family protein, which gives rise to MSVTALLAADLIAAVATVAVWLGAAVLAVGQLGGANSAKARWGLGVNAAGIAALAALWWMASLLARHGWWFVQEKISFALPILSIHAAIATVLAAGPLTKAATGRRVAGLPLLVPVAYIGAAAAAIAGIIARLVVGYPLESAPAVVPYLLVLLATALSWLILAHVGRRAVGSLAGFTAFVLIGSLTFVWLGPASEPGVLAGGHGHAGTVHGAQPSLAGTAAQVPLTDLPADLSGLTGRHRQFTLTAARQRLTLSGGVAADAWTYGSVPGPELRVFQGDRVSVALHNTDISEGVTIHWHGYDVPNKMDGVAAVTQNAVLPGETFTYDFVARDAGSYWYHTHQVSSDGVRRGLYGMFIVLPRDGIAESLDLSVPVHTFRRAVVFGSSDAAQNHSVPIGTPVRLRVANTDQQPHRLRLTGSPYRVVAVDGHDVMDPTDIAGQPLRLPAGGRVDLALRMPEAPVSLRTDSAKAVSLNLLPVGVTAAPSVSPPRSLASQAMDAAALPDVDLLRYGRPTPAAQPRGTSVVEATMVLDRLPRLMDGLPGFGYTVNGSVYPHIPGIEVTTGQVVRLTVANRGWETHPMDVHGHHVLVLARNGVPAIGSPLWLDTFDVQPGEVWEVALVADNPGVWMDTATI